A single region of the Triticum dicoccoides isolate Atlit2015 ecotype Zavitan chromosome 2B, WEW_v2.0, whole genome shotgun sequence genome encodes:
- the LOC119366301 gene encoding peptidyl-tRNA hydrolase, mitochondrial-like, protein MRAKLWMGFAPFLSKRYISTCGTSSLPPSSSSLVIQPWLFIGLGNPGEKYQSTRHNVGFDMIDAFAVSQGISLTTHHFKALFGEGVVDGVPVLLAKPQTYINLSGESAGAFAAYYKLPLHRVIVAYDDTDLPCGVLRLQPKGGYGRHNGLKSVIYHFRKNREFGRLRIGIGRPPGQMDPKAFVLQKFNKTGRERIDSAIKEGCDILKMVVTKGLTEAARASNVDQKYKHLVSHDQQS, encoded by the exons ATGCGGGCAAAGCTTTGGATGGGATTTGCTCCCTTCCTTTCAAAGCGTTACATCTCCACCTGCGGGACATCGTCGCTACCTCCATCTTCATCGAGCTTGGTAATACAACCATGGCTTTTTATTGGTCTCGGTAACCCCGGTGAGAAGTACCAATCCACCAGACACAAT GTTGGATTTGATATGATAGATGCATTTGCAGTGTCTCAGGGCATATCCCTGACAACGCATCATTTCAAAGCACTATTTGGTGAAG GGGTGGTAGATGGTGTCCCTGTTTTGCTTGCCAAGCCTCAAACATACATAAATCTGAGTGGTGAATCT GCTGGTGCATTTGCTGCCTATTATAAACTGCCACTTCACCGTGTCATAGTG GCATATGATGACACGGACCTGCCATGTGGAGTTCTCCGTTTACAACCTAAAGGAGGATATGGACGTCACAATGG GTTGAAGAGTGTGATCTACCATTTTCGCAAGAACCGGGAATTTGGTCGATTAAGGATTG GAATTGGACGACCTCCTGGTCAGATGGATCCCAAAGCTTTTGTGCTTCAGAAATTCAATAAGACTGGTCGGGAACGG ATTGATTCGGCCATAAAAGAGGGTTGTGACATTCTGAAGATGGTGGTGACCAAGGGTTTGACGGAGGCGGCGAGAGCGTCAAATGTGGATCAGAAGTACAAGCATCTGGTCTCACATGACCAGCAGTCGTAA